From the Lacipirellulaceae bacterium genome, the window GCGCAGCTTATCACTTCCACCAAGCTGAGTGAATAGAAGGGTGCTCGGACAGGCGTTGATCGACTTGCCGTTCCGTTTCCTAATTCGAAATCGACGAGAAGTTGTCGAAGTTGAACGCCCCAAACGCAAACTGCGGGAACAGGCTGTAGAGTCCACGCGTGAAGACCTGATCGATGAACTCGTCGGCGGCTTGGATTGGCGACTTCGGTACGACGACGACGTCGGAATCGTTGATCCAGATCTCATCAGCCGGTGTGGGGCGGCGGCCGTGGAGGGCGCCTTTGACGTCGAGCATCGTGGCCATGAGCCGCCAGTCGTCGCCGCGGCGGAAGACGACCACCTGGCGAAGATTCGCCCCAGGGGTCCAGCCCCCGGCGAGCGCGATCGCCCCCATGAGGGTCGTCGGAGAGTCGAGCGTGAAGCGGCCCGGCTGGGTGACTTCGCCCAGGACGAAGACGAATCGCGGTGCTCTTTCGGTCAGGATCGGCGTCACGGCGACGCCGGGAATCGTGGCGGCGTAGCGGGCATCGATTTCCCACTTGAGTTCTTCAATCGTCAAACCCTGAGCACAAACGGCACCTAAGCCCGGCAAATAAAGTTTGCCATCGGGATTCACGCGCACTTGCAATTGCAGACCGCCGGTACCCTGACGGGCGTCAACCGCGGAGATGAGGTCCTGCAGTCGCGTGTTCACCTCCAGCGGCGTTACCGTAATCGCTGGAACCTTGTAATACTTTTCGTATTTCCCTTCGAGCAACTGACGAAGCCCGTCAATCGTCATGTCGGCGGCTCGCACTTGGCCGAGCAGCGGCAGGCTAATCGTGCCATCGGGCTGCACGACCAGTTCGCGACGGATGTTGTCTTGCGAGTCGTCTTCGTCGTTCGCGGAAGTCGGACCCGTGTCGCCCGTGAGCGACTCGACGCGGATTTGATCGCCGACTTGCAGCTCGTAAGGAAAGCCTGTGACTTGCCGTGTGAGGCGGAAGACGAACGCGATTTCGTCGTCAACACGCAGGCGATACTCAGGAACATGCACACTGCGGGCGTGGCCAACGTACTCGCCCTGAGCGAACGCTTGCCAATTGATGCATCCGCGGGCTTCCCAGCCAACTTCCCCTTTGCCACAGCCGGCCAGACTATCGACACCCCAGATCGGGTGCGGAGCGGCCGGGCCGAGGGCCTGACAGAGTTTGATTTGGTTCCATTGGACGACGTGCTTATCGCCTTTCGTGGACTCGTTACTCGCAGCTTGCCACTTCGCCACCAGTTTTTCAGCGAGGGGATCTGAAGTTTGGCAGGTGTTGTCTTCAGTGGGGACAAACTTCGCGTCGTCGGCGCACAGCTTTTCGAAAAGTGAGATCACGCCAACAGCCGCAACCAAGGTTGCTGCGGTAAACCAGAGCCCATAGTGGAGAAAGGTGGATTTGGTTTTCATGGCTCAGTCGTTCTTTTTAGGCAGTTGCGCTAATGAGTTTTCTAAGTGAGCGATTTGGTTTGCCAGTTACCTATGAATTCCTTTGATCAGTACCCCGAAGGGGTTTCACAACATAGCCCAGGGTTCGATCATCACGAGCGACAGCGAGTGTGATCGTACCCTGGGTAACCGTTGAACCCCCTTAAGCGACCGAGCAGAAAGTCCTGACTACTGGCGGCACGCGAACGAGGTCGCAACAAGCCGAGGCAAGCCTTTCACATTTCGACCTCGGTTTTCCTTTTCGGCACACTTGACTTGCTACTCGGTCGATTATTGTTTGTCGCACTTAACCCAGGGTGGCGCAGGACTCGCTGGGGCTCGTCGCTGCTTACCCTGGGCTATGGGATGTAACCCCTTCGGGGTAATCTCGTGTTTTGGGTTGCTCTGTGGTTCGACTCGACCATTTCATTGACGAAATCTCTTGCTAGTAAAGGCGTCGTTGAGGTGCTGTCGTCGGTTGTGTTGTTACTGGAGTCCCTGGTAGGCGGACTGCCCCGGGGTGTCGGGCAACTTGTTGTGCCGATTGCTGCGAGACGGGCATGTTCGTTGGGCGTCGTCCGAGGGCACTAAACGCATCGGGTGTGACCCAGGCGACGCCGTTGACGACTCCGCTTTGGCGCTCCATTTCTCGGGCCCTTTGCCGCATCGCCACGGCGACTTGCTGCTGGCCGAGTTCCTTTTGAACGCGCGCAAGATTTCGTAACACCGTCGGATGCGGCTGCCGCTGGACGACTTGATTGAGCAGGTCGCCCGCTTCTTGATAGTGCCCCGCTTCGGCCATGAGGACGCCCAACTCGTGGGCAGCGAGGTGATTATTGCTATGGGCCATCAGGGACGCCTGTTGAAATGCATAGGCCTGGCGTTGTGCTTGGGGGTGTTGTTCGGGCTCCAGCTTGCCAAGCTGGCTATGCAGTTTGCCAAGCGCGTGAAGCGCCATCGAGCCGGCAGGCTCGCCAGCGACGGCTCCGCCGAGCTTGAACTGGGCGTAACGGAAGTAGCGATCCATCACCTGTTGAGGGAGGAGCAATTCGTTGTCGAAGTCGATGTTGATTGGCGTGCGGTGGGAAGAAGCAATCACGGCGACGGGAACTTCCGCGTCGAGTTCCGCTCCTTGAGGAGCAAAGTCGGCGGCCTCTTCCAAGGCTCGCAAGCCAGCGGCAAGGGCTAACGTGCGACGTGGTTTGCCATGCTTGCTATCCTTGGCCTGCGAGATCATCCGCAGCACGGCAACGAATTCCGCCCGAGCTGCATAGTAAGCACCACGACCGGCAAGCTGATACCCGCGGCGAATCTTGGCGATGGCCTGCTCGTTCACCTTGGCCCCGGTGAGTGTCCCCGTGGCGATTGCCGGCGGTGCCTCAGCATCGCTTGTTGGTTGAGCGTCCTGCGAAGCCTGGGCTTTCGTTTCTTGCTCTGGCTGGTAGGTTTGGGGCGGCTCAACGACCGGAGTTGGCAGCAGTGCGAGGCGTTGGTCGTTCTCGGGAGTTGCCAGCTCAGGCGACGTTTCCTCCGTTGACTCCTCAGCAAACGACCAGTCGGTGCTTTCTTCCTCTGGTTCCTCAAGCTCGCTCCAACTGTCAGTTTCTGCGTCTGTCTCCACGGGAGCTTCCTCTTGAACAGCGTCCATCGGCACCGGTGGGAGGAGCATCACGGCAATGGTAGAGTCGAAGGTCTCGCGAACCGAACTCTCGGGGACTTCTAGTGGCGGAGTTTTGCGGCCTTGGTAGGCATCGCTCGTGGCAAACTCTGACTCTTCTTCGGAAGGCTGCTGCCAATTTGGTTGCGCTATCGTAGGAGTAGGAAGCCCCGTAGCGGAGTCGAGCTCGAGCGCTTCCTCGGAAGTGAACGAGGGTTGATCAATCGGGGGAAGTAGCCGTAGTTCAGGGCCGTGAGGATCGTCGAACTCCCAAAAACGCTCGCCAGAGATTGTCGCGACTTCACGGAGAGCTGGCTGCGTTTTTTTCTCAGTTTGCTCCTGCTCTTTAGCTGAGGGGCCCGCGAAATAGAAGTCTTGGGGAGATTCCTGCGGTTCGTAGAGACTCTCACTGCAGCCGAGCGCGATCGTCAGGGTGGCGAGCACTAGCAGTGGCACAGAGCGAGAACCGCTACGCAGGGCTTTCCTGTTGGTTGGAGTCAGCCGGGCGAGGATCATGGAGCAGCTTTCCAGATGTTAATTCCGCTCAGTCGTTTCGACGGGCGCGTGCAAAAGGCGTTGTGATTCGTAGAACCTGTATCAACTGATTCGACCGGTGCCGCCGGTCGCGCGCAGCAAAACCGCTACCAACCGACCGGCATCAAGAGACGGTAGCCCGCACAGCCGTTACAGGTGGACCCAGTCAACGCTAGCAGGCGTTACAATCGTAATAGTTTGCCGCGAAGCGGCTTGAGCACGTAGCCGTTGGCGAAAGCCAACGGTCATGGGTTGGATTCAGCCTTAACCGCGAAGCGGTGACAGCGGTTCTAAGTCGCAAGCTGCTTTCGCCGCTTCGCGGCTAGTGAGAGATGAGACCTTGATTCCCCGAGCTGCGCTCGGGGCTACGTGCTATCGCAGCTTCGCTGCTAGCACCTATGCATGACGTCACAGACAGGTTCCAGCACAGTCCCTCAAAGTCCCGCCGATCAAAATAGCCGCTGCTGAAAGCCTTCCTCGGCCAAAAATGCCTCGTGACCGAGGCTCCGCAGGTGAGCGACGAATTGGCGGAGCTTCGGACCATGCAGGCAGTAGACCTGCTTGGGCTCGACACGATCGATCAGCTCGAGCAACTCGTTGAAGTCGGCATGGTCGGAAAGCGGTACGGCGTGATCAGCTTGCCAGCGGGACGCCAGAGTTGCGTCCATTGCCCAGCCAGTAACGGCGATGCTCACCGGCAACTCGATTCCCGCCAGACGAAAGCCTGGAGACGACTTAGGAAGTGTTATCACGACGCGGCCCGGCAAGAGTTCTGGACGGTACTCAGCGACATCGCCCAAGTTGACCCCTTCGTTCTCGTAGATCTTGCTGACGGCGAAGATGGCCGGATGTTGGAGTACCGGAATGCCTGCTTCGGTGAGAATCTTGGTCACCTCCTGAGCCTTTCCTAGCTCATAAGCGTGGACGACTGGTGTCTCGCCGTTCTTGAGGATCATTCGGGTGAGCTTCACCAATTGTTGGGTCGCGACTTCTCGTGGCGGAAAGCAATACCGCGGATCGCCGAACGTACATTCCATCAAGAGAATGTCTGCCTGAGGAGGATTCGCTCGCGCT encodes:
- a CDS encoding MBL fold metallo-hydrolase, producing the protein MFHWDHGLFLSRPRLALDVTRQQPHGFISHAHHDHMARHELAYCTPSTGKLYRHRLGAGRQVVELAEGVPREYSDVRLTTYPAGHCLGSVMLHMEGLGLSGKHSEDVSLLYTGDFKLGESATAARANPPQADILLMECTFGDPRYCFPPREVATQQLVKLTRMILKNGETPVVHAYELGKAQEVTKILTEAGIPVLQHPAIFAVSKIYENEGVNLGDVAEYRPELLPGRVVITLPKSSPGFRLAGIELPVSIAVTGWAMDATLASRWQADHAVPLSDHADFNELLELIDRVEPKQVYCLHGPKLRQFVAHLRSLGHEAFLAEEGFQQRLF
- a CDS encoding polysaccharide biosynthesis/export family protein, translated to MKTKSTFLHYGLWFTAATLVAAVGVISLFEKLCADDAKFVPTEDNTCQTSDPLAEKLVAKWQAASNESTKGDKHVVQWNQIKLCQALGPAAPHPIWGVDSLAGCGKGEVGWEARGCINWQAFAQGEYVGHARSVHVPEYRLRVDDEIAFVFRLTRQVTGFPYELQVGDQIRVESLTGDTGPTSANDEDDSQDNIRRELVVQPDGTISLPLLGQVRAADMTIDGLRQLLEGKYEKYYKVPAITVTPLEVNTRLQDLISAVDARQGTGGLQLQVRVNPDGKLYLPGLGAVCAQGLTIEELKWEIDARYAATIPGVAVTPILTERAPRFVFVLGEVTQPGRFTLDSPTTLMGAIALAGGWTPGANLRQVVVFRRGDDWRLMATMLDVKGALHGRRPTPADEIWINDSDVVVVPKSPIQAADEFIDQVFTRGLYSLFPQFAFGAFNFDNFSSISN